The genomic DNA ggagcttctatccccaagccatccgtgccctaaacacacacacccgccctcttacatcatctataattgactgagacaggactctcttccaaacactctaaaccaaggcacaatgtacatttcaaattcctttaattttaaatatgtttatattgtctatcctgtaaaatagtcagatgtctattcatattaatgtacagaattcacctgcttgctgctactacttcacattcacccaatgaatatgtgtgtgtgtgtgtgtgtgtgtgtatatatatatatatatatatatatatatatatatatatatatataaaatgttcttcctctacaccccccctccccaatttttttgcacatgtcgaggagcgtgtcaggctacatttcactgtgtgttatacttgtataactatgcatgtgacaaataaagaaccttgaaccttgaagccTGAAGTGGGATTTATATTCCCATGCTGATGTCAATTTCTGTATCAAAAAGAGAGATTTGTGTGGGAATTCTGCCAATGCAGACACTATAGAAACAAACTGCATGCTGACAGTGAAGCAACAGTTTACCACAGAGTTCAGGAAGCACAGACAGAGGCCACAGTGGACAGTTTGGACTGTGTTTAACACTTGACTTCCCTTCAGTTGATGAACTTCTTCCAATAATCAAACTTCTGTCTTCTCCACAGCTGGAGCTCAGATAAGGAACCAACCACAGTTCAAACAGAGTAGCCTATCCTGCTGGCTGTTCCATGCATCTTCAACACCCCCTCCTAATGAATAGTTATATATGTATAGGGATTGTTGCACCTTTATCTTTTACATTGACTTCACTCAAGCTCTACAggtgcaacccattcaatactATGAATTCATAAAATAACAGTGTTGAAATgctcgtgtttgtgtgtttttaaaaggtcaGCATGGGGACACATCGAGCCGCAGTGTGGGCACAAACACAGCAACCTGAACTCTGAAGCTGCGCACAGATTAAAGCCATCTCTCGGTCAAGCAAGAGACTCACAGTAGAAAGTAATTGGTGCCTCACAGCAGGATGCCAGACACAAACATTAATAAACAACAACTCTTACTTCTAAACTTGTTAGTCGGCGACATTTTAAAGAAGAACAGCAACATATCTCTGTGTGGACGCACAGCGAGGGTACGTGAGAGCGAATAAAACAACGCTGGTGATGTTTAATCACCTCTGCCACATTAAGATGTGATTTCAAGCAACGAAAGAACGGATGGAGATCAAAAAGTGATATTTTAAATCCAGAACATCTGCTTTGCACGCCTGCATCGCCTTCTCATTTGTCAGGAAGGAAAACAAAGCTGCTTTAGTTGGATGTGTTAAACGGCCCCCTGCCCCCCTTGGGGGCGGGGGCACAGGGGCAGACCACCAACGCTTTTTTGGCCACCATGCTGCGCTGACGCggacaaacaaaagcacaaagctGCAGCGGGGACCCTTTGTAGCTCGACTTTAATGTGCCCCGCCTCTTTCTCCTGGAAGCGGAGCAGCTACTGTAAAGACTGCAGAGCACAAGCGTGCAGGAGAAATGATCGCTCCTCTGTCCCGACGCTAACCAAACTGCTAgggtttgcatttttttaaattatttgagcacaaaacaaacattttgaaatgCCTGCTGAGTATTTTACAAATGATCCCTTCAGCCATCTCTGTGCAGAACAACAACTTTAAACTCGTTTAACTTACATCAACTTTTAACCTTGTTTATATGTGCACCATCAACTCCAGTAAACTGAGATGAAAACCTGCAAAAATACCTTAAATGATATATACAATGCAAAAATTCCTTTCAAGCATTGTTCAGGATTTAAGCCTTTAATGGTGCTCTTTCAACAAAGTCATCTCATTGCATCTTTGCAGTAATTTAACAGTCAGTATTTATTGAGACTATTTCTGCTAGATTTGGAAGAAAGTTTAGTTAATGTCACATTCTTCTAGTTCAACATGAAGCTTTGACTGAGTTTCTCAGCACAGTGTTAATCTCAGAGTTAGCTTCAAGGATAGCTCATGATGAAGCTTCACCAGTCCCACAGTTTTGCTTTGTGGACAATGAAAAGCCTACGTAAGACCTGTCTTGAtgtatgctcaatcatccaggtaagtaaattaTCTGGACATCCGGATGaatagaatcaacttttgggattTACATAAAAGCACATGATGTAAGTCCGATGTGTCATGTGTTGGGTACAGACAGATTCTTGAGGGACGATTGTTGTGTGGAGCTGATCGATGTTCTGTTAGCTGCCCTGCAGGTGTAAATGCTGCGGCTCAAATATTGCTGATAAGTTTTTAATTAATCTCTCAGCTTCACAGACTAGATATTAAATGTAAAGATGAACGATTCCTGTAATTTTCATTCAGGCTGACTGGTTGGTCTGTGGTCGTGGTTGAACCACGAGCTCGGGGAAACCCGTTtgctcatccatctctctgGTGAACTCCAGGTCTACCGCTTCACCAATGACCACCTCAGCTGTGGTGAACACCTCCAGATCTCCCAGCACATGACCTCCCACTGTCTTGCCCTCGAAGTCTGAGAGGCTGATGTGAATGTGGGCGTCTGGGTTAAGAGTGCCCACCAGGGAGACGATCTCAAAGGGCCCACTGAGGTGCACCACCTGAAGGAAAAGTTTAAAAGCTGACATCATGACGAGCCCACGTGTCTCAGAGCTCTATAAATACAACCCAACACGCTGCCTCGACTAcctcgtttgtttttgttgccgTGGCATTCGCCAGCCGCAGCGTCGCCTTGGTGAGGCTGCCAACACACGTGACTATGAACGGCGCTCGGAGACGCTTCTCCTCCACGAAAGCCTGCAGAGTTCCCAGCAGCTCCTGACCCGGGCGGACCCTGATCGCATGGACCTGGAGGGCCGATCCTGCTCCTGCTGAACTCTGGGAGATAAAGACAGAATTATTTCTGTGGTTTTCATCttccttcatttaaaaaaaaggggaatTAATTTATTAGGTCTTTTCTCATgtcctgttttatttatgttctacAACTCAGActtcaaataaatgaataaaaaattgattaaaaaacaacaacaacaacagaattgTGCGTTATTCCAGAGTGGACAAAAATATCTCTTTtgttggtctgtgtgtgtgtgtgtgtgtgtgtgtgtgtgtgtgtgtgtgtgtgtggtccatTCAGATCTTTAACAGGATCAGTGTGCTTATCCAAACACCaggctgacctctgacctctgcggGGGTGAAAGAGGGCGTCACGTGCAGCCAACATTAATGGAGCAGCTTTACAAAGAGCCCTTTTTAAGAAAACAGGCAGAGGAGGTGGAGCACACATCACATTACTTTACGTTTATTTACCCGACATGTTGACGAGCCAGACAGCGAACAAGCAGCCGTCTCGAGCTTTAACGGAAGGtctgatttgattttgttttaagAGCAGGAGAAACTCCAGTTTGAGGACAAGCTGCTGTAAAATGTTGAAGCCACTCAGTCAACTGAAATGTCAGTATTTATGTGTGGAGTGACAGCAGCTTTACATTTTATAGTATTTATTTTAGCCTTTTCAACATTTATCATGCTACTCTTATTAGCAGA from Maylandia zebra isolate NMK-2024a linkage group LG15, Mzebra_GT3a, whole genome shotgun sequence includes the following:
- the LOC106674933 gene encoding bifunctional protein GlmU, yielding MSSAGAGSALQVHAIRVRPGQELLGTLQAFVEEKRLRAPFIVTCVGSLTKATLRLANATATKTNEVVHLSGPFEIVSLVGTLNPDAHIHISLSDFEGKTVGGHVLGDLEVFTTAEVVIGEAVDLEFTREMDEQTGFPELVVQPRPQTNQSA